A part of Pongo pygmaeus isolate AG05252 chromosome 14, NHGRI_mPonPyg2-v2.0_pri, whole genome shotgun sequence genomic DNA contains:
- the LPAR6 gene encoding lysophosphatidic acid receptor 6: MVSVNSSHCFYNDSFKYTLYGCMFSMVFVLGLISNCVAIYIFICVLKVRNETTTYMINLAMSDLLFVFTLPFRIFYFTTRNWPFGDLLCKISVMLFYTNMYGSILFLTCISVDRFLAIVYPFKSKTLRTKRNAKIVCIGVWLTVIGGSAPAVFVQSTHSQGNNASEACFENFPEATWKTYLSRIVIFIEIVGFFIPLILNVTCSSMVLKTLTKPVTLSRSKINKTKVLKMIFVHLIIFCFCFVPYNINLILYSLVRTQTFVNCSVVAAVRTMYPITLCIAVSNCCFDPIVYYFTSDTIQNSIKMKNWSVRRSDFRFSEVHGAENFIQHNLQTLKSKIFDNESAA, translated from the coding sequence ATGGTAAGCGTTAACAGCTCCCACTGCTTCTATAATGACTCCTTTAAGTACACTTTGTATGGGTGCATGTTCAGCATGGTGTTTGTGCTTGGGTTAATATCCAATTGTGTTGCCATATACATTTTCATCTGCGTCCTCAAAGTCCGAAATGAAACTACAACTTACATGATTAACTTGGCAATGTCagacttgctttttgtttttactttacccTTCAGGATTTTTTACTTCACAACACGGAATTGGCCATTTGGAGATTTACTTTGTAAGATTTCTGTGATGCTGTTTTATACCAACATGTACGGAAGCATTCTGTTCTTAACCTGTATTAGTGTAGATCGATTTCTGGCAATTGTCTACCCATTTAAGTCAAAGACTCTAAgaaccaaaagaaatgcaaagattGTTTGCATTGGCGTGTGGTTAACTGTGATCGGAGGAAGTGCACCCGCCGTTTTTGTTCAGTCTACCCACTCTCAGGGTAACAATGCCTCAGAAGCCTGCTTTGAAAATTTTCCAGAAGCCACATGGAAAACATATCTCTCAAGGATTGTAATTTTCATCGAAATAGTGGGATTTTTTATTCCTCTGATTTTAAATGTAACTTGTTCTAGTATGGTGCTAAAAACTTTAACTAAACCTGTTACATTAAGtagaagcaaaataaacaaaactaaggttttaaaaatgatttttgtacatttgatcatattctgtttctgttttgttccttACAATATCAatcttattttatattctcttgTGAGAACACAAACATTTGTTAATTGCTCAGTAGTGGCAGCAGTAAGGACAATGTACCCAATCACTCTCTGTATTGCTGTTTCAAACTGTTGTTTTGATCCTATAGTTTACTACTTTACATCGGACACAATTCAgaattcaataaaaatgaaaaactggtCTGTCAGGAGAAGTGACTTCAGATTCTCTGAAGTTCATGGTGCAGAGAATTTTATTCAGCATAACCTACAGACCTTAAAAAGTAAGATATTTGACAATGAATCTGCTGCCTGA